The Streptomyces sp. CC0208 genome window below encodes:
- the argJ gene encoding bifunctional glutamate N-acetyltransferase/amino-acid acetyltransferase ArgJ has protein sequence MSVTAAKGFQAAGIAAGIKENGNPDLALVVNTGPRRAAAGVFTSNRVKAAPVLWSEQVLKSGELTAVVLNSGGANACTGPKGFQDTHATAEKVAEVLEIGAGEVAVASTGLIGLLLPMDKLLPGVEAAAAQLSEHGGEKAAIAIKTTDTVHKTSVVTQDGWTVGGMAKGAGMLAPGLATMLVVLTTDADLPSDVLDQALRAATRTTFDRVDSDGCMSTNDTVLLLASGASEVTPEYAEFAEAVRTVCDDLGQQLIRDAEGASKDIKIEVVGAASEDDAVEVGRSIARNNLLKCAIHGEDPNWGRVLSAIGTTKAAFEPDQLNVAINGVWVCKNGGVGEDRDKVDMRYREVHIVADLAAGSETATIWTNDLTADYVHENSAYSS, from the coding sequence GTGAGCGTCACGGCAGCCAAGGGATTCCAGGCGGCGGGCATCGCCGCCGGAATCAAGGAGAACGGCAACCCGGACCTGGCCCTCGTGGTCAACACCGGGCCCCGCCGCGCCGCCGCAGGCGTCTTCACCTCCAACCGTGTGAAGGCCGCGCCGGTGCTGTGGTCCGAGCAGGTCCTCAAGAGCGGCGAGCTGACCGCAGTCGTACTGAACTCCGGTGGCGCCAACGCCTGTACGGGCCCCAAGGGATTCCAGGACACGCACGCGACGGCCGAGAAGGTCGCCGAGGTGCTGGAGATCGGCGCGGGTGAGGTGGCCGTCGCCTCCACCGGGCTCATCGGCCTGCTCCTCCCGATGGACAAGCTCCTGCCGGGAGTCGAGGCCGCCGCGGCTCAGCTGTCCGAGCACGGCGGTGAGAAGGCCGCCATCGCCATCAAGACCACCGACACCGTCCACAAGACGTCCGTCGTCACTCAGGACGGCTGGACCGTCGGCGGCATGGCCAAGGGCGCGGGCATGCTCGCCCCCGGCCTCGCCACCATGCTGGTCGTCCTCACCACCGACGCCGACCTGCCGAGTGACGTACTGGACCAGGCGCTTCGGGCCGCCACGCGTACGACCTTCGACCGGGTCGACTCCGACGGCTGCATGTCCACCAACGACACCGTGCTGCTCCTCGCCTCGGGCGCCTCCGAAGTCACCCCGGAGTACGCGGAGTTCGCCGAGGCCGTACGGACCGTCTGTGACGACCTGGGCCAGCAGCTCATCCGGGACGCCGAGGGCGCCAGCAAGGACATCAAGATCGAGGTGGTGGGCGCCGCCAGCGAGGACGACGCCGTCGAGGTCGGGCGTTCCATCGCCCGCAACAACCTCCTCAAGTGCGCGATCCACGGCGAGGACCCCAACTGGGGCCGCGTGCTCTCCGCGATCGGCACCACGAAGGCGGCCTTCGAGCCGGACCAGCTGAACGTCGCCATCAACGGCGTCTGGGTCTGCAAGAACGGCGGCGTCGGCGAGGACCGCGACAAGGTCGACATGCGCTACCGCGAGGTGCACATCGTCGCCGACCTCGCCGCCGGGTCCGAGACCGCCACGATCTGGACCAACGACCTCACCGCCGACTACGTCCACGAGAACAGCGCCTACTCGTCATGA
- the argB gene encoding acetylglutamate kinase, producing MSTTRKHTALPKAQILIEALPWLVRHNGKTVVIKFGGNAMIDEDLKAAFAQDVVFLHHAGLKPVVVHGGGPQISAALDKHGIVSEFKAGLRVTTEDAMDVVRMVLAGQVQRELVNLLNQHGPLAVGLTGEDAHTISATKHQPEIDGELVDIGRVGEITAIDTGAIQALLADGRIPVVSSIARSQDDGHVYNVNADTAAAALAAALDAETLMVLTDVEGLYEDWPHSDEVISRLTASQLEKLLPELSSGMVPKMEGCLHAVRNGVTTARVIDGRVQHSILLEIFTDEGIGTMVVPDAQEGDAV from the coding sequence ATGAGCACCACGCGAAAGCACACCGCGCTCCCCAAGGCCCAGATCCTCATCGAGGCGCTGCCCTGGCTGGTCCGCCACAACGGCAAGACCGTCGTCATCAAGTTCGGCGGCAACGCCATGATCGACGAGGACCTGAAGGCCGCCTTCGCCCAGGACGTCGTCTTCCTGCACCACGCGGGACTCAAGCCGGTCGTCGTGCACGGCGGCGGCCCGCAGATCAGCGCGGCCCTCGACAAGCACGGCATCGTCAGCGAGTTCAAGGCCGGCCTGCGCGTCACCACCGAGGACGCCATGGACGTCGTACGGATGGTGCTCGCCGGGCAGGTGCAGCGCGAGCTGGTCAACCTGCTCAACCAGCACGGGCCCCTCGCCGTCGGGTTGACCGGCGAGGACGCGCACACCATCAGCGCCACCAAGCACCAGCCCGAGATCGACGGCGAGTTGGTCGACATCGGGCGGGTCGGCGAGATCACCGCGATCGACACGGGCGCGATCCAGGCGCTGCTCGCCGACGGCCGGATCCCGGTCGTCTCCTCGATCGCCCGGAGCCAGGACGACGGACATGTCTACAACGTCAATGCTGATACGGCGGCTGCGGCACTCGCTGCTGCTCTGGACGCCGAAACCCTCATGGTCCTCACGGACGTCGAGGGCCTCTACGAGGACTGGCCCCACAGCGACGAGGTGATCAGCCGCCTCACGGCTTCCCAACTGGAGAAGCTGCTGCCGGAGCTGAGCTCCGGCATGGTCCCGAAGATGGAGGGCTGTCTGCACGCCGTGCGCAACGGCGTGACCACGGCCCGGGTCATCGACGGGCGGGTCCAGCACTCGATCCTGCTGGAGATCTTCACCGACGAGGGCATCGGCACGATGGTCGTGCCGGACGCGCAAGAGGGGGATGCCGTATGA
- a CDS encoding acetylornithine transaminase, translated as MTDNQELTQRWQGSLMNNYGTPRLPLVRGEGLKVWDSEGRQYLDFVGGIATNALGHAHPAIVEAVSKQIASLGHISNFFMAEPTVALAERLLQLFGRDGKVFFCNSGAESVEAAFKIGRLTGRTHMVATEGGFHGRTMGALALTGQPAKKTPFLPLPADVTHVPYGDAQALAAAVTEDTALVVIEPIQGENGVVVPPAGYLKAARAITAAKGALLVLDEVQTGIGRTGHWFEYQAHEGVLPDVVTLAKQLGGGLPLGATVAFGRAAELLQPGQHGTTFGGNPVACAAGLAVLDTIENDGLLENVKRQSEKLRDGIESLGHPLVDHVRGAGLLLGIVLTEPLAPQVQKAAQDAGFLVNAPAPDVVRLMPPLNLGDDEVDALLQALPGILGAAEGDG; from the coding sequence ATGACCGACAATCAGGAGCTCACCCAGCGCTGGCAGGGCTCGCTCATGAACAACTACGGCACCCCCCGGCTCCCTCTCGTCCGTGGCGAGGGACTCAAGGTGTGGGACAGCGAGGGCAGGCAGTACCTCGACTTCGTCGGCGGCATCGCGACCAACGCGCTCGGCCACGCCCACCCGGCGATCGTCGAGGCCGTGAGCAAGCAGATCGCCTCCCTCGGCCACATCTCCAACTTCTTCATGGCGGAGCCCACCGTCGCCCTCGCCGAGCGGCTGCTCCAGCTCTTCGGCCGGGACGGCAAGGTCTTCTTCTGCAACTCCGGCGCCGAGTCCGTCGAGGCCGCCTTCAAGATCGGCCGGCTGACCGGGCGCACCCACATGGTGGCCACCGAGGGCGGCTTCCACGGCCGGACCATGGGCGCCCTCGCGCTCACCGGCCAGCCCGCCAAGAAGACCCCCTTCCTGCCGCTGCCCGCCGACGTCACGCATGTGCCGTACGGCGACGCGCAGGCGCTGGCCGCCGCGGTCACCGAGGACACCGCGCTCGTCGTCATCGAGCCCATCCAGGGCGAGAACGGTGTCGTGGTGCCTCCGGCCGGCTACCTCAAGGCGGCCCGGGCGATCACGGCGGCCAAGGGCGCGCTGCTGGTCCTCGACGAGGTGCAGACCGGCATCGGCCGTACCGGACACTGGTTCGAGTACCAGGCCCACGAAGGCGTGCTGCCGGACGTGGTCACCCTCGCCAAGCAGCTCGGCGGCGGACTTCCGCTCGGCGCGACCGTCGCCTTCGGGCGGGCCGCGGAGCTGCTCCAGCCGGGGCAGCACGGGACGACCTTCGGCGGGAACCCGGTCGCGTGCGCCGCGGGACTCGCCGTTCTCGACACCATCGAGAACGACGGGTTGCTGGAGAACGTCAAGCGGCAGAGCGAGAAGCTGCGGGACGGAATCGAGTCACTGGGGCACCCGCTGGTCGACCATGTCCGGGGTGCGGGACTCCTCCTGGGTATCGTGCTCACCGAGCCGCTCGCACCGCAGGTGCAGAAGGCGGCTCAGGACGCCGGTTTCCTGGTGAACGCGCCCGCCCCCGATGTCGTACGACTGATGCCGCCGCTGAACCTCGGCGACGACGAAGTGGACGCGCTTCTTCAGGCTCTCCCCGGCATCCTGGGTGCCGCCGAGGGAGACGGATGA
- a CDS encoding arginine repressor codes for MSHAQEHEHNGVAGPAVPQTRTARHRRIVDILNRQPVRSQSQLAKLLSDDGLSVTQATLSRDLDELNAVKIRNNDGDLIYAVPSEGGFRTPRAPLGESAKEERMRRLSQELLISAEASANLVVLRTPPGAAQFLASAIDQAELHDILGTIAGDDTLMLISRNPTGGQALAEHLLRLAQNGH; via the coding sequence ATGAGCCATGCGCAGGAGCACGAGCACAACGGGGTCGCGGGGCCCGCGGTGCCGCAGACGCGTACCGCGCGCCACCGGCGGATCGTGGACATCCTCAACCGGCAACCGGTGCGGTCGCAGAGCCAGTTGGCGAAGCTGCTGTCCGACGACGGGCTGAGCGTCACTCAGGCGACGCTGTCCCGGGACCTCGACGAGCTGAACGCGGTGAAGATCCGTAACAACGACGGGGATCTCATCTACGCGGTGCCGAGCGAGGGGGGTTTCCGGACCCCTCGTGCTCCGCTGGGGGAGTCGGCGAAGGAGGAGCGGATGCGGCGGCTCTCCCAGGAGCTGCTGATCTCCGCGGAGGCTTCGGCGAACCTTGTGGTCCTGCGGACTCCTCCGGGGGCCGCGCAGTTCTTGGCGTCGGCGATTGATCAGGCCGAGCTGCATGACATCTTGGGGACGATTGCCGGTGACGACACGTTGATGTTGATCAGTCGGAACCCTACGGGTGGGCAGGCGCTGGCCGAGCATTTGTTGCGGTTGGCTCAGAACGGGCACTGA
- a CDS encoding FAD:protein FMN transferase: MADTVAESAQAPAAVRHAEEVMGTVFSFDVRGGEPLAVQAALREAVAGLHRVNEVFSTYRDDSQVSRLARGELTVDDCDPEVAEVLELGAEAERLSDGWFSTRYEGRLDPTGIVKGWAVERAARRVAESGATGVSVNGGGDVQLLGVPGPERPWRVGVSDPLRPGGLAAVVSAAGATELAVATSGTAERGAHIVDPRTGRSAVTDLLAVTVVAPTITWADCWATAAFAMGSREGLAWLEALPDVEALLITAGDEVLITGGLAARLG, encoded by the coding sequence GTGGCTGACACGGTGGCCGAGTCGGCACAAGCTCCCGCCGCGGTGCGTCACGCGGAGGAGGTCATGGGGACGGTCTTCTCCTTCGACGTCCGCGGCGGGGAACCGCTTGCCGTGCAGGCGGCACTGCGGGAGGCGGTGGCAGGACTGCACCGCGTGAACGAGGTGTTCAGCACCTACCGCGACGACAGCCAGGTCTCCCGCCTGGCCCGCGGTGAGCTGACGGTCGACGACTGCGATCCCGAGGTCGCCGAGGTCCTCGAACTCGGCGCCGAGGCCGAGCGGTTGAGCGACGGCTGGTTCAGCACGCGGTACGAGGGCCGGCTCGACCCCACCGGCATCGTCAAGGGCTGGGCGGTGGAACGCGCGGCCCGTCGTGTGGCCGAGTCGGGCGCGACGGGCGTCAGCGTCAACGGCGGCGGAGACGTACAGCTGTTGGGCGTACCGGGCCCCGAACGCCCTTGGCGCGTAGGCGTCTCGGACCCGCTCCGCCCGGGCGGTCTGGCCGCCGTGGTCTCGGCGGCTGGCGCGACGGAACTGGCGGTGGCGACTTCCGGCACGGCCGAACGCGGCGCCCACATAGTCGACCCGCGCACGGGCCGCTCGGCGGTCACTGACCTGCTGGCGGTGACGGTCGTGGCCCCGACGATCACTTGGGCGGACTGCTGGGCGACAGCGGCCTTCGCGATGGGTTCACGGGAGGGCCTGGCCTGGCTGGAGGCGCTACCGGATGTGGAGGCCCTGCTGATCACGGCGGGCGACGAGGTGCTGATCACGGGGGGCCTGGCAGCTAGGTTGGGGTGA
- a CDS encoding FMN-binding protein, with protein MRKSHPVRRVVLATAATVSGVVLLLSLKPSSDPASAQAGGTIPQQTAAAQESAQGGTGAAAGGAFTGDVVQTQYGPVQVRITVSGSKITKAEAVQAPKGGTSDQKTALSVPKLNQAVVAKQSPQVDTVSGATYTSEGYKKSLQSAIDKANAAAPAQPSAQPSQPAGGSAGAAAKTVTGAVSQTQYGPVQVRITVSGGKITKAEAVQAPKGGTSDQKTALSVPKLNQEAVAAGSADIDSVSGATYTSEGYKKSLQSALDQAGG; from the coding sequence ATGAGGAAGTCTCACCCCGTCCGTCGAGTCGTGCTCGCGACCGCCGCCACCGTCTCCGGTGTCGTGCTGCTGCTGTCGCTGAAGCCGTCCTCGGACCCGGCGTCCGCCCAGGCCGGCGGAACGATCCCGCAGCAGACCGCGGCGGCGCAGGAGTCGGCCCAGGGCGGCACCGGGGCGGCCGCGGGCGGAGCGTTCACCGGCGACGTGGTCCAGACCCAGTACGGTCCCGTCCAGGTCCGTATCACCGTCAGCGGAAGCAAGATCACCAAGGCCGAGGCGGTCCAGGCGCCCAAGGGCGGCACCAGCGACCAGAAGACGGCGCTGTCCGTCCCGAAGCTCAACCAGGCCGTGGTCGCCAAGCAGAGCCCGCAGGTCGACACGGTGTCCGGGGCGACCTACACGAGCGAGGGCTACAAGAAGTCGCTCCAGTCGGCGATCGACAAGGCGAACGCGGCCGCCCCCGCCCAGCCGTCGGCCCAGCCCTCCCAGCCGGCCGGCGGCAGCGCCGGGGCGGCGGCGAAGACGGTCACCGGAGCCGTCTCCCAGACCCAGTACGGCCCGGTCCAGGTCCGGATCACGGTCAGCGGCGGCAAGATCACCAAGGCCGAGGCCGTGCAGGCGCCGAAGGGCGGGACCAGCGACCAGAAGACGGCGCTGTCCGTCCCGAAGCTCAACCAGGAGGCCGTGGCGGCCGGCAGCGCGGACATCGACTCGGTGTCCGGTGCCACCTACACCAGCGAGGGCTACAAGAAGTCGCTGCAGTCCGCGCTGGACCAGGCCGGTGGCTGA
- a CDS encoding ferredoxin reductase family protein, giving the protein MTTTLAGGRAARRQTMRRIRPRRSPATVLLLAVWAGAAGVLWLWWHNTPSVADDNSKILNAGRITGLLAGYLMALVVLQMARVPALERRVGSDRVARWHAMTGRYTLCLVVAHVFLIMWGYALQAGKGLGDIVQQTMDSINQLPDMGKAAIGTGLLFVIGLMSIGGVRRRIPYDTWYHVHLLTYAAVFLTFWHQLTTGNDFAVEPVAKTVWYGLYGSVTALVVWYRILTPIRLNLRHRMYVEAVVEETPGVVSVLIGGRKLHRMGAEAGQFFRWRFLAPGMRFSSHPYSLSAAPRPGMLRITVKAIGDHSERLRELEPGTKVWAEGPYGALTAQRRSRGKVLLVAGGVGITPMRALFETLPGAAGDITLLYRANTTQDLALWDELSAIADERGARLMYAVNSPDGERPDISAESLQRKLPDIDKHDVFMCGPNGFAQAVYEALRGAGVPARRIHHESFEM; this is encoded by the coding sequence GTGACCACGACGCTCGCAGGCGGCCGCGCCGCCCGCCGCCAGACGATGCGCCGCATCCGCCCGCGCCGTTCCCCGGCGACCGTCCTGCTGCTCGCCGTATGGGCGGGCGCGGCCGGTGTGCTGTGGCTGTGGTGGCACAACACGCCGTCCGTGGCCGACGACAACAGCAAGATCCTCAACGCGGGCCGGATCACCGGTCTGCTGGCCGGCTATCTGATGGCGCTCGTGGTGCTGCAGATGGCCCGGGTGCCCGCGCTGGAACGCCGGGTGGGCTCCGACCGGGTCGCCCGCTGGCACGCGATGACCGGCCGCTACACGCTCTGCCTGGTCGTCGCCCACGTCTTCCTGATCATGTGGGGCTACGCCCTGCAGGCCGGCAAGGGGCTCGGCGACATCGTCCAGCAGACGATGGACTCCATCAACCAGCTCCCGGACATGGGCAAGGCGGCCATCGGCACCGGGCTGCTGTTCGTGATCGGGCTGATGTCCATCGGCGGGGTGCGCCGCAGGATCCCGTACGACACCTGGTACCACGTGCACCTGCTGACGTACGCGGCGGTCTTCCTGACCTTCTGGCACCAGCTGACCACCGGCAACGACTTCGCGGTCGAGCCGGTCGCCAAGACCGTCTGGTACGGGCTGTACGGCTCGGTCACCGCGCTGGTGGTCTGGTACCGGATCCTCACGCCGATCCGGCTGAACCTGCGGCACCGCATGTACGTCGAGGCGGTCGTCGAGGAGACGCCGGGCGTGGTCTCGGTGCTGATCGGCGGGCGCAAGCTGCACCGGATGGGCGCGGAGGCGGGCCAGTTCTTCCGCTGGCGGTTCCTCGCCCCGGGCATGCGGTTCAGCTCCCACCCGTACTCGCTGTCCGCCGCGCCCCGACCGGGCATGCTGCGGATCACGGTGAAGGCGATCGGCGACCACAGCGAACGGCTGCGCGAGCTGGAGCCCGGCACCAAGGTGTGGGCCGAGGGACCGTACGGCGCCCTGACCGCCCAGCGCCGCAGCCGCGGCAAGGTGCTGCTGGTGGCCGGCGGTGTCGGCATCACGCCGATGCGGGCCCTGTTCGAGACACTGCCGGGCGCGGCCGGTGACATCACCCTCCTGTACCGGGCCAACACCACCCAGGACCTGGCCCTGTGGGACGAGCTCTCCGCCATCGCCGACGAGCGCGGCGCCCGCCTGATGTACGCGGTGAACAGTCCGGACGGGGAGCGCCCGGACATCTCCGCCGAGTCCCTCCAGCGCAAGCTCCCCGACATCGACAAGCACGACGTGTTCATGTGCGGGCCGAACGGTTTCGCGCAGGCCGTGTACGAAGCACTGCGCGGCGCGGGTGTGCCCGCCCGCCGCATCCATCACGAGTCGTTCGAGATGTGA
- a CDS encoding FMN-binding protein: protein MHALKKNSPLRRIVLASAATVSGMVMLLSLKPHTSPALAVTSGSTAPAVTGTRTVTGDSVQTRWGPVQVRVTVKNGKLTDVTAVVYPSDNPRDQEINSYAIPRLRTEALQAQSAEIDTVSGATYTSDGYRQSLQSALDSAGS, encoded by the coding sequence GTGCACGCGTTGAAGAAGAACAGTCCGCTGCGCAGGATCGTGCTGGCGAGCGCCGCCACCGTCTCCGGCATGGTGATGCTGCTGTCGCTGAAGCCGCACACCTCGCCGGCCCTGGCGGTGACGTCCGGGTCGACGGCCCCCGCGGTCACGGGAACCCGAACCGTCACCGGCGATTCCGTCCAGACCCGCTGGGGGCCCGTACAGGTCCGGGTCACCGTGAAGAACGGCAAGCTCACCGACGTCACCGCCGTCGTCTACCCCTCGGACAACCCCCGGGACCAGGAGATCAACAGCTACGCGATCCCGCGGCTGCGGACCGAAGCGCTGCAAGCCCAGAGCGCGGAGATCGACACGGTCTCGGGGGCCACCTACACGAGCGACGGTTACCGCCAGTCACTCCAGTCCGCACTGGACTCCGCGGGCAGCTGA